A region of Chloracidobacterium sp. DNA encodes the following proteins:
- a CDS encoding ATP-dependent Clp protease proteolytic subunit has translation MALVPMVVEQTSRGERAFDIYSRLLKDSIIFIGTPIDDQIANLIVAQLLFLEAEDPERDINLYINSPGGSITAGMAIYDTMQFIKNDVTTICVGQCASMGALLLCAGAPKKRFSLPNARVLIHQPSGGASGQATDVRLMAEEIIRMRTLTSTIIANHSGQSFEQVEIDVERDRILTPIQAKEYGLIDEVIEHREK, from the coding sequence ATGGCATTAGTACCAATGGTTGTCGAGCAAACGTCGCGAGGCGAACGGGCCTTTGACATTTACTCGCGTTTGCTTAAAGACAGTATTATTTTCATCGGCACGCCGATCGACGACCAGATCGCAAATCTAATCGTCGCCCAGCTTTTGTTTCTCGAAGCCGAGGATCCGGAACGTGATATCAATCTCTACATAAATAGCCCCGGCGGTTCCATTACAGCTGGCATGGCGATCTACGACACGATGCAGTTCATCAAGAACGATGTGACGACCATTTGTGTTGGACAATGTGCTTCGATGGGAGCGTTGCTGTTATGTGCAGGTGCACCTAAAAAGCGGTTCTCATTGCCGAATGCACGCGTATTGATCCATCAGCCATCAGGCGGTGCGTCGGGACAAGCGACGGACGTGCGGCTTATGGCAGAAGAGATCATTCGCATGCGAACATTGACATCGACGATAATTGCTAACCACAGCGGCCAGTCGTTTGAACAGGTTGAGATCGATGTCGAACGCGACCGCATTCTTACACCGATTCAGGCCAAGGAATATGGTTTAATAGACGAGGTTATAGAACATCGCGAGAAATAA
- a CDS encoding YihA family ribosome biogenesis GTP-binding protein, producing MKIISADFIKSAFEKEHWVTDHLPEISFLGRSNVGKSSLINSLLLRRGLARTSNTPGRTQSINFFLINENFYFTDLPGYGYARVSKTMRADWGKMAENYLAQREELALCVQLIDARHGPTSLDLQLNEWLNHHEKPHIVVATKADKLSNNELRKSLNAAEKQLNNSKILAYSAQTGRGRDELWNEIKSAIKG from the coding sequence ATGAAGATTATCTCCGCCGATTTTATTAAGAGTGCGTTTGAAAAAGAGCACTGGGTCACTGATCATTTGCCAGAGATATCTTTTTTAGGAAGGTCAAACGTCGGAAAATCTTCGCTCATCAATTCCCTTTTGCTTCGCAGAGGCTTGGCTCGAACATCGAACACGCCCGGCCGTACGCAAAGTATCAACTTTTTCCTGATCAACGAAAATTTTTATTTCACCGATCTGCCTGGTTACGGATATGCCCGCGTGTCTAAAACTATGCGTGCCGATTGGGGTAAAATGGCCGAAAATTATTTGGCCCAACGTGAAGAATTAGCTCTCTGCGTGCAGTTAATCGATGCTCGACACGGGCCGACAAGTCTCGACTTGCAGTTGAATGAGTGGCTGAACCATCACGAAAAACCGCATATTGTCGTTGCGACCAAGGCTGACAAGCTTTCAAATAACGAACTGCGAAAATCTCTTAATGCTGCGGAAAAGCAGCTAAACAACTCAAAGATCCTCGCCTACTCCGCTCAAACCGGGCGAGGTCGAGATGAACTCTGGAACGAGATCAAATCTGCAATTAAGGGTTAA
- a CDS encoding VWA domain-containing protein, which translates to MKRFFPIFLCLFLLTVAGFAQSGRKAVSTPKPTPVAVNADDPSQFSESKPRPPRTYRKTDKFPDVGDRKSSQTQISPQTPLNTADDDNGEILRVETNLITIPVSVFDRNGLYIKNLRQQDFRIFEDGKEQEIAYFGATDKPFTVALLLDTSLSSEFKLEDIKRSAKAFVDQLEPQDSVLVIEFNGDVKVRTKATNNREQIYKAIDKADFNSGTSLYNAVDEALRKQLSRIAGRKAVVLFTDGVDTTSRKNSYDGTLSYAEESDSLIFPIYYNTFFDVRGRQNPGIWGGLSEKGTRSEDYALGRKYLEDLADVTGGRVFRPESTPGGLTAAFEGIAEELRRQYNIGYVPKEEGKTGQRKQIKVRVSRPNLVIRTRDSYIVGSSEPSATPAK; encoded by the coding sequence ATGAAACGATTTTTTCCTATTTTTTTGTGTTTGTTCCTCTTAACCGTCGCGGGGTTTGCTCAGTCAGGACGAAAGGCAGTTTCGACGCCTAAGCCGACACCTGTCGCTGTTAACGCTGACGATCCGTCGCAATTTTCCGAATCAAAACCGCGTCCACCAAGAACATATCGTAAAACAGACAAATTTCCCGACGTTGGCGACAGGAAAAGTTCCCAAACTCAAATTAGTCCTCAAACACCCTTAAATACTGCCGACGATGACAATGGTGAGATCCTAAGAGTCGAAACAAATCTGATCACAATACCTGTCTCAGTCTTTGACCGCAACGGCCTTTACATTAAGAACCTGCGACAGCAGGATTTTAGGATATTCGAAGATGGTAAGGAACAGGAAATCGCCTATTTTGGTGCAACCGATAAGCCCTTCACGGTCGCATTGCTGCTAGACACGAGTTTGTCTTCAGAATTCAAGTTAGAGGACATAAAGCGCTCCGCCAAAGCATTCGTCGATCAACTGGAACCTCAAGACAGCGTTCTGGTGATCGAATTCAATGGCGACGTGAAAGTAAGGACCAAGGCTACGAACAACCGGGAGCAAATATATAAGGCGATAGACAAGGCGGATTTCAATTCCGGAACCTCGCTTTATAATGCCGTGGACGAGGCCTTGAGAAAGCAATTGTCGCGGATTGCGGGACGCAAAGCCGTTGTGCTTTTCACCGACGGTGTTGACACCACATCGCGAAAAAATAGTTACGACGGAACGCTCAGTTATGCTGAAGAATCAGATTCATTGATCTTTCCCATTTATTACAATACCTTTTTTGATGTCCGTGGCCGACAGAATCCCGGAATTTGGGGCGGCTTGTCCGAAAAAGGAACTCGGTCCGAAGATTACGCACTTGGTCGAAAATACCTTGAAGATTTGGCCGATGTAACCGGGGGACGCGTTTTCCGTCCCGAGTCAACACCTGGCGGCCTGACTGCAGCTTTTGAAGGAATTGCGGAAGAGCTTCGCCGTCAATACAACATAGGTTACGTTCCGAAAGAAGAAGGTAAAACCGGCCAGCGTAAACAGATCAAAGTTCGCGTCAGCAGGCCAAATCTTGTCATCAGGACTCGGGACAGCTATATTGTGGGTTCGTCCGAACCATCTGCAACACCCGCCAAATGA
- the clpX gene encoding ATP-dependent Clp protease ATP-binding subunit ClpX, which yields MSQFHRPEELLACSFCGKSQNDVRKLIAGPGVYVCNECIDICNEIINDDEQTASTAVRTNLPKPAEIKGYLDEYVIGQDESKKRLSVAVYQHYKRLELAKRRSDIELQKSNILLIGPTGTGKTLLAQTLARQLSVPFCIVDATSLTEAGYVGEDVENILLRLLQAAGGDLEKAQTGIIYIDEIDKICRKDDNPSITRDVSGEGVQQALLKILEGTVANIPAGGGRKHPQQDFQQLDTTNILFICGGAFIGLEKVVEKRFRNKSLGFQADVKTNRQRHIESIDKLEPEDLIHYGLIPEFVGRLPVIGVLRELDESALITILTEPKNSLIKQYQKKFEFDNISLKFTDGAVAAIAHEAHKRKVGARGLMMILEETLLESMYHLPSEKKVKEIVVTKEMIERKAPVFEVVPRSEEAA from the coding sequence ATGAGCCAATTTCATCGTCCAGAAGAACTGCTAGCCTGTTCATTTTGTGGTAAATCACAAAATGATGTACGCAAACTGATCGCTGGTCCAGGCGTGTATGTGTGTAACGAGTGCATCGACATCTGCAATGAGATCATAAATGACGACGAGCAGACCGCGTCAACTGCGGTTCGAACCAATCTGCCAAAACCGGCAGAGATCAAGGGCTATCTCGACGAATATGTTATCGGCCAGGACGAATCTAAAAAGCGGCTCTCAGTGGCTGTTTACCAGCACTATAAGCGTCTGGAACTAGCCAAACGCCGCAGCGACATCGAGCTTCAAAAATCAAATATTCTGCTCATTGGCCCAACCGGCACCGGAAAAACTTTGCTTGCACAGACGCTTGCGCGCCAATTGAGCGTGCCATTTTGCATTGTTGATGCGACGAGCCTGACCGAGGCTGGTTATGTTGGCGAGGATGTTGAGAATATTTTGCTTAGGCTTCTTCAGGCGGCTGGCGGCGATCTTGAAAAGGCACAGACAGGCATTATCTACATCGACGAGATCGACAAAATATGCCGCAAGGATGATAACCCTTCGATCACGCGAGACGTGTCGGGCGAAGGCGTTCAGCAGGCACTTTTGAAAATTCTTGAAGGCACAGTCGCGAACATTCCTGCCGGCGGCGGACGCAAACATCCGCAGCAGGATTTTCAACAGCTCGACACCACGAATATCCTTTTCATTTGCGGCGGAGCGTTTATCGGACTTGAAAAAGTCGTCGAAAAACGTTTTCGCAATAAGTCTCTAGGCTTTCAGGCCGATGTCAAAACCAATCGTCAACGACATATAGAATCGATCGACAAACTTGAGCCGGAAGATCTGATCCACTATGGACTGATACCCGAATTCGTGGGACGTTTGCCAGTCATAGGAGTTCTTCGCGAACTCGACGAATCGGCGCTCATCACGATTCTTACGGAGCCGAAAAACTCACTTATCAAGCAGTATCAGAAGAAATTCGAGTTTGATAATATCTCGCTGAAATTTACGGACGGTGCGGTAGCGGCGATCGCCCATGAAGCTCACAAACGCAAGGTCGGTGCCCGAGGACTAATGATGATCCTCGAAGAAACACTGCTCGAATCAATGTATCATTTGCCGTCGGAGAAGAAGGTGAAAGAGATCGTCGTTACCAAGGAAATGATCGAACGAAAAGCACCGGTATTTGAAGTCGTTCCGCGAAGCGAAGAAGCCGCTTGA
- a CDS encoding glycogen synthase, whose translation MNSRKPFDVFCYSRFTIYASHFMRVAVISAEAVPYSKTGGLGDVAGALPKALKQIGIDSLLITPCYWQTKGEYLWQTAIDDLWVTWRGRPYHAKAFYSEANGSPTFLIDAPSLFHRDSIYGYTEDYERFAFFNHAALALLERIGRAPDIVHLNDWHCGFAAVEIASRRRYEQYWQGTRTVFSIHNMAYQGGFGLGELPALGFTSDFAVSSFSFNGYASAMKAGLEVSDTISSVSKRYGYEIQTGEFGYGLDWLTRQRANRLIGITNGVDYEVWNPETDLELPTHFSINDLSGKKECKRALLEQFQLPIELDLPIFAGVTRLTSQKGVELIKQGAGDILAAGGYFIALGSGEKDSEKFLQTLRDYAPSRVGVYIGYNESLAHLIEAGADMFLMPSKFEPCGLNQMYSLRYGTVPIVRAVGGLDDTVQNFDAVSGTGNGFKFSEYRADKLIEKIYEARFAYEDKTTWAKIQRNGMSVDNSWENAARNYVELYDWTLRN comes from the coding sequence GTGAATAGCAGAAAGCCGTTTGATGTTTTCTGCTATTCGCGATTTACTATTTACGCTTCTCATTTTATGCGTGTTGCCGTAATTTCTGCTGAGGCAGTTCCATATTCAAAGACCGGAGGGCTTGGTGATGTTGCCGGGGCTTTACCAAAGGCTTTGAAGCAGATCGGCATCGATTCACTGCTTATCACCCCTTGTTATTGGCAGACCAAGGGCGAATATCTCTGGCAAACGGCTATTGACGATCTCTGGGTGACCTGGCGCGGGCGTCCCTACCATGCTAAGGCCTTTTACAGCGAAGCAAATGGTTCGCCAACCTTTTTGATCGACGCCCCGTCGTTATTCCATCGTGATTCGATCTACGGCTACACAGAAGACTACGAACGGTTTGCATTTTTTAATCACGCTGCATTGGCATTATTGGAGCGTATCGGTAGGGCACCGGACATTGTTCATCTGAACGACTGGCATTGTGGTTTTGCAGCTGTAGAGATCGCGTCAAGACGTCGTTACGAACAGTATTGGCAGGGAACGCGAACTGTATTTTCCATACACAATATGGCCTATCAGGGCGGCTTTGGACTGGGCGAATTACCTGCATTAGGCTTTACTTCTGACTTTGCGGTAAGTAGTTTTAGTTTCAATGGTTATGCTTCTGCAATGAAGGCAGGACTTGAAGTTTCTGATACGATTTCTTCAGTCTCAAAACGTTATGGTTATGAGATCCAGACCGGCGAATTTGGTTATGGGCTAGACTGGCTTACACGCCAGCGGGCAAACCGTCTGATCGGAATTACAAACGGCGTCGATTACGAGGTTTGGAACCCTGAAACAGACTTGGAACTGCCGACGCATTTTTCAATAAATGACTTAAGCGGTAAAAAAGAGTGTAAACGCGCTCTATTAGAGCAATTTCAGTTGCCCATTGAACTCGACCTCCCCATTTTTGCTGGTGTTACGCGCCTTACATCACAGAAAGGAGTCGAATTAATAAAACAGGGTGCTGGCGACATTCTCGCCGCAGGCGGATACTTTATTGCTCTTGGGTCAGGCGAAAAAGATTCGGAAAAGTTTCTACAGACCCTGCGTGATTATGCACCTTCGCGTGTCGGCGTCTATATCGGTTACAATGAAAGCTTGGCACATTTAATCGAAGCCGGCGCGGATATGTTCCTTATGCCGTCGAAGTTTGAGCCTTGCGGATTGAACCAAATGTATTCGTTAAGATACGGGACTGTGCCGATAGTTCGGGCGGTCGGCGGCTTGGATGATACTGTGCAGAATTTTGATGCCGTGAGCGGGACCGGAAACGGATTTAAATTTTCGGAGTACCGAGCAGATAAACTAATTGAGAAAATATACGAGGCTCGCTTTGCGTACGAAGACAAAACGACTTGGGCAAAGATCCAACGTAACGGAATGTCGGTTGATAACTCATGGGAAAATGCAGCGAGAAATTATGTTGAACTATACGATTGGACACTTCGCAATTGA
- a CDS encoding adenylosuccinate synthase, with product MIIVIIGAQWGDEGKGKVVDLLADRFDIVSRYQGGHNAGHSVYVGDNAFVLRLLPSGIIHEDKTCVLGNGMVIDPKAFFEEVDQIAEKGISVTPDRLKVSSRAHLIMPYHRALDHTSEERLGNEKIGTTLRGIGPAYEDKAGRRGIRVADAMSPELLKLRIERNLEEANRIIVLFGQQPLRADEILEEISPLVERLRPFVCETSHFLAEARKSKKKILLEGAQATLLDVDHGTYPYVTSSNPTAGGASVGAGIPPHHITGVLGIVRTYATRVGEGPFPTEMVESEEDMANLIRQRGREYGSVTKRPRRCGWFDAVATRYAAELNGFDSVALTKLDVLDALDEIKVCVGYEINGERIDTFPAVSSELRLIKPVYETLPGWMSETLGITAFDKLPSKAKAYVEFLSAQIGVEIGLISTGPERDQTIILKDSVMEGWFK from the coding sequence ATGATAATTGTAATAATCGGGGCCCAGTGGGGCGATGAGGGAAAAGGAAAGGTTGTCGATCTGCTGGCGGACCGGTTTGATATCGTGTCTCGTTATCAAGGAGGACACAATGCGGGGCATAGCGTTTATGTAGGCGATAACGCCTTTGTTTTAAGGCTTTTGCCGTCTGGCATTATTCACGAAGACAAAACGTGCGTGCTCGGCAATGGCATGGTCATCGACCCGAAGGCATTTTTCGAAGAGGTCGATCAGATCGCCGAAAAGGGAATTTCAGTCACGCCTGACCGGCTCAAGGTTTCGAGCCGAGCTCATCTGATAATGCCGTATCACCGTGCGTTGGATCACACATCGGAAGAAAGGCTTGGCAATGAGAAGATTGGCACGACCTTACGTGGCATCGGTCCCGCATACGAAGACAAAGCAGGACGGCGCGGCATTCGTGTTGCCGACGCGATGTCGCCGGAGTTGCTAAAACTTCGGATCGAACGCAACCTCGAAGAAGCAAATCGCATTATTGTCCTTTTTGGACAACAGCCGCTTCGTGCGGATGAAATACTCGAGGAGATCTCGCCGCTTGTTGAACGCTTAAGACCTTTCGTTTGCGAAACCTCGCATTTTCTTGCCGAAGCCCGAAAATCGAAGAAAAAAATATTGCTTGAGGGTGCTCAGGCGACATTGCTGGATGTCGATCATGGCACGTATCCGTATGTGACTTCGTCAAATCCGACAGCCGGCGGAGCGTCGGTCGGTGCCGGCATACCGCCGCATCATATCACCGGAGTTCTCGGCATTGTACGTACATACGCTACACGAGTGGGCGAAGGGCCATTCCCAACCGAGATGGTCGAATCTGAAGAGGACATGGCGAATCTGATTCGCCAACGCGGCCGTGAATACGGTTCGGTTACAAAGCGACCGCGTCGATGCGGTTGGTTTGATGCAGTAGCGACTCGTTATGCTGCGGAACTGAACGGATTCGATTCGGTTGCACTTACAAAACTTGATGTGCTTGACGCTTTGGATGAGATCAAGGTTTGTGTGGGCTACGAGATCAATGGCGAACGCATCGACACCTTTCCTGCCGTATCTAGCGAGCTTCGTCTCATTAAACCCGTTTATGAAACCTTACCTGGCTGGATGAGCGAAACGCTTGGCATTACTGCATTTGATAAATTACCTTCAAAAGCAAAGGCTTATGTCGAATTTCTCTCTGCCCAGATTGGTGTCGAGATTGGCTTGATCTCTACAGGTCCCGAACGCGATCAGACAATAATCCTAAAAGATTCAGTTATGGAAGGATGGTTCAAATGA
- the lon gene encoding endopeptidase La, translated as MQEFTDQMPSDIERFPMVPIRDVVIFPFTKVAFKIGRPSSVAALEQAMAGERQIFLATQHDATVDEPSPDQIYSTGTLGRILQAQRQDNGQIKVVVEGRERGRAVRVEHDADGMFFAHVKRLVSTDESGYHTDGLLQKIHTLVEQFLRVSPDAYSDALHASLRGVSAAQIADSMSSHLRIDVQEKQELLETASVAGRLQMLITILEAEIEKKQMDRNIHSRTKKQMDKHQREYYLNEQIKAIHKELGRKDEKAELEDLKKKILNAGMTEEATEKAMQEFSRLEAMPPMSAEGTVARTYLDWLINVPWTARSEEIEDLAEAERTLNEDHYGLEKIKERILEFLAVRQLVKNPKGTILCFAGAPGVGKTSLGKSIANATGRKFVRLALGGVHDEAEIRGHRRTYIGSMPGQIVQLMKRAGTTNPVILLDEVDKLGRDYRGDPSAALLEVLDPEQNSTFRDHYLDVDYDLSHVFFIATANVLHTIPPALQDRLEILTLSGYTEREKIEIAKQHLIGKQCENSGIDKDSVVFTDEGILEIIRHYTREAGVRNLEREIGSCLRKIARQFVSTEDKTDFRVVIDADKVKELLGTIRFRKQDIARKSEIGLVNGLAWTEVGGDVLQVEATLVKGKGEVTLTGKLGEVMQESAKAALTCVRTRAEELGIDPTVFREYDLHIHVPEGAIPKDGPSAGITMATAMVSAMTRKAARHNVAMTGEITLRGKILPIGGVKEKLLAAHRFGLKTLILSQENEKDLVDIPEEVRDDLTIHLVDTIDEVLNFALEGNIAVENIETPQIWNPDAGSQEISADLK; from the coding sequence ATGCAAGAATTTACAGACCAAATGCCTTCAGACATCGAGCGTTTTCCGATGGTTCCCATCCGTGACGTCGTTATTTTTCCTTTTACTAAGGTTGCATTCAAGATCGGTCGACCTTCATCGGTAGCCGCTCTTGAGCAGGCAATGGCCGGCGAGCGGCAGATATTTCTTGCGACTCAGCACGACGCTACGGTCGATGAACCGTCTCCGGATCAAATCTACTCAACAGGCACGCTCGGCAGGATATTGCAGGCGCAGCGTCAGGACAACGGACAGATAAAGGTCGTCGTCGAAGGACGTGAACGCGGGAGAGCGGTTCGTGTCGAGCATGACGCGGACGGGATGTTTTTTGCCCATGTCAAACGCTTAGTTTCGACTGATGAATCTGGCTACCACACAGACGGTTTGCTGCAAAAGATCCATACGCTGGTCGAGCAGTTTTTGCGTGTTTCGCCCGACGCTTATTCGGACGCTCTTCACGCTAGCCTGCGCGGAGTTTCGGCTGCGCAGATCGCGGACTCAATGTCGTCTCACCTCCGTATCGACGTTCAGGAAAAGCAGGAACTTCTCGAAACCGCTTCTGTTGCCGGACGATTGCAAATGCTGATCACTATTCTTGAGGCTGAGATCGAAAAGAAGCAGATGGACCGCAATATCCATTCGCGAACGAAAAAGCAGATGGACAAACATCAGCGCGAGTACTATCTCAACGAACAGATCAAGGCAATTCACAAAGAACTCGGCCGCAAAGATGAAAAAGCCGAGCTTGAAGATCTGAAAAAGAAAATATTGAATGCAGGCATGACCGAAGAAGCGACCGAAAAGGCAATGCAGGAATTTTCCCGCCTTGAAGCAATGCCTCCGATGTCGGCAGAAGGAACTGTTGCAAGGACATATCTCGACTGGTTGATAAATGTACCATGGACGGCAAGATCCGAGGAGATCGAGGACCTTGCAGAAGCTGAAAGGACATTGAACGAAGATCATTACGGCCTCGAAAAGATAAAGGAACGCATATTGGAATTCCTCGCCGTACGCCAGCTTGTTAAAAATCCGAAAGGAACGATTTTGTGTTTTGCAGGCGCTCCTGGCGTTGGTAAGACATCTCTTGGCAAATCGATTGCCAATGCCACAGGACGTAAATTCGTCCGTCTTGCTCTAGGCGGAGTACATGATGAAGCAGAAATTCGCGGACATCGTCGGACGTATATCGGTTCGATGCCGGGACAGATCGTTCAGTTAATGAAGCGCGCCGGAACAACTAATCCGGTCATCTTATTGGACGAAGTGGATAAACTCGGACGCGATTATCGCGGCGATCCAAGCGCGGCTTTATTAGAAGTGCTAGACCCCGAGCAGAACAGCACGTTCCGGGACCACTATTTAGATGTAGATTACGACCTGTCACATGTCTTTTTTATTGCGACCGCAAATGTACTTCATACCATCCCACCGGCATTGCAAGACAGGCTTGAAATATTAACCTTGTCGGGCTATACCGAACGCGAAAAGATCGAGATCGCAAAGCAGCATCTGATCGGTAAGCAGTGCGAGAACTCTGGTATTGATAAAGATAGCGTCGTGTTTACCGATGAAGGAATTTTGGAGATCATCCGTCATTACACACGAGAAGCAGGCGTTCGCAACCTAGAGCGCGAGATCGGCTCTTGCCTGCGCAAGATCGCACGACAATTCGTCTCAACGGAAGACAAGACTGATTTTCGTGTTGTTATCGACGCCGACAAGGTCAAGGAATTACTTGGCACAATTCGGTTCCGCAAACAGGACATTGCCCGCAAGAGCGAGATTGGCCTTGTAAACGGTTTGGCATGGACGGAAGTTGGCGGTGACGTTTTGCAGGTAGAAGCGACGCTTGTAAAAGGCAAAGGTGAGGTCACGTTAACAGGCAAACTCGGCGAGGTTATGCAGGAATCGGCCAAAGCCGCTTTGACCTGCGTAAGGACGAGGGCCGAAGAACTTGGCATCGATCCGACGGTTTTCAGGGAATACGACCTTCACATTCATGTGCCTGAAGGAGCTATCCCTAAAGACGGACCAAGTGCGGGCATTACAATGGCAACCGCAATGGTTTCCGCTATGACTCGAAAAGCGGCGCGGCATAATGTCGCAATGACGGGTGAGATCACTCTGCGAGGCAAGATTCTACCTATTGGCGGTGTGAAAGAGAAATTGCTTGCTGCTCATCGATTTGGCCTGAAGACTTTGATTCTTTCACAGGAAAATGAGAAGGATTTGGTCGATATTCCCGAGGAGGTCCGCGACGATCTTACGATACACCTTGTGGATACGATCGATGAAGTTCTCAATTTTGCATTGGAAGGCAACATCGCTGTCGAGAACATAGAAACTCCGCAGATATGGAATCCCGATGCAGGATCGCAGGAAATATCGGCTGATCTAAAATAG
- the rho gene encoding transcription termination factor Rho — protein MSEETEPINDDIVESKAAPSETKTPPSNGKADDSSLNLAGLKDMSISELTHIAKQMGIEGATGLRKQELIFKLLAAQTEKSGLIFSEGVLETLPDGFGFLRAPEYNYLPGPDDIYVSPSQIRKFDLRTGDTVSGQIRPPKEGERYFALIKVEAINFEAPEQSREKIFFDNLTPLYPDEQLKMEIETDPDKVSARVIDLVTPIGKGQRALIVAPPRTGKTMLLQTIANSVTENHPEVSLIVLLIDERPEEVTDMQRSVRGEVISSTFDEPPTRHVQVADMVIEKAKRLVEHKRDVVILLDSITRLARAHNAVVPPSGKILSGGIDSNALQRPKRFFGAARNIEEGGSLTIIATALIDTGSRMDDVIFEEFKGTGNSEIHLDRKLSDKRLFPAIDLQRSGTRKEELLIDKENLNRIWVMRRVLNPLSPVEQMEVVLERLSKTKTNAEFLASMQT, from the coding sequence ATGAGTGAAGAAACCGAACCGATAAACGACGACATAGTTGAGAGCAAGGCAGCTCCATCTGAGACGAAAACGCCGCCCTCAAATGGAAAGGCTGACGATTCAAGTCTCAATCTGGCAGGATTAAAGGACATGTCGATCAGCGAGTTGACCCATATAGCCAAGCAAATGGGCATCGAAGGAGCGACTGGCCTCAGAAAGCAGGAGCTGATCTTTAAACTCCTTGCTGCTCAAACCGAAAAAAGCGGCTTGATCTTTTCCGAAGGCGTGCTAGAAACGTTGCCCGATGGATTTGGTTTCTTGCGGGCACCTGAATACAACTATTTGCCCGGCCCTGACGACATTTATGTAAGCCCTTCGCAAATACGTAAATTTGACCTCCGTACCGGCGACACTGTTTCAGGACAGATCCGTCCGCCAAAGGAAGGCGAACGTTATTTCGCTCTAATTAAAGTTGAAGCGATCAACTTTGAAGCTCCTGAGCAGTCTCGCGAAAAGATCTTTTTCGATAATCTGACGCCTCTCTATCCTGACGAACAGCTCAAGATGGAGATCGAGACCGATCCGGACAAAGTTTCGGCTCGTGTCATCGATCTAGTTACGCCGATAGGTAAAGGCCAACGTGCGTTGATCGTTGCTCCACCGCGAACGGGCAAGACGATGCTCTTGCAGACGATCGCAAATTCCGTTACGGAAAATCATCCTGAGGTATCGTTGATCGTTTTGTTGATCGATGAACGGCCAGAGGAAGTTACGGACATGCAGCGCAGCGTCAGGGGCGAGGTCATTAGTTCGACTTTTGACGAACCGCCCACGCGTCATGTTCAGGTTGCTGACATGGTGATCGAAAAAGCAAAACGTCTGGTCGAACACAAACGTGATGTCGTCATCCTACTCGATTCGATCACGCGTCTCGCTCGCGCTCATAATGCAGTTGTTCCACCATCGGGCAAGATCTTGTCAGGTGGTATTGACTCAAACGCTCTTCAGCGTCCTAAGCGATTTTTTGGAGCGGCTCGAAACATCGAGGAAGGCGGCAGCCTGACGATCATTGCAACTGCATTGATCGATACGGGGTCTCGAATGGACGATGTTATTTTTGAAGAGTTCAAGGGAACGGGTAACTCGGAAATTCATCTCGACCGCAAGCTTTCCGACAAGCGTCTATTCCCTGCGATCGACCTGCAGCGCTCAGGCACACGAAAGGAAGAATTGCTTATCGACAAGGAAAATCTTAACCGCATCTGGGTCATGCGGCGAGTACTTAATCCACTATCGCCGGTCGAGCAGATGGAAGTCGTACTTGAACGCCTATCAAAGACCAAGACGAACGCTGAATTTTTGGCCTCAATGCAAACTTAG